One part of the Coffea eugenioides isolate CCC68of chromosome 10, Ceug_1.0, whole genome shotgun sequence genome encodes these proteins:
- the LOC113749866 gene encoding NADH dehydrogenase [ubiquinone] 1 alpha subcomplex subunit 1-like codes for MAWVVLEAFLPLEIIVGMLFVMGNAQDFIHKATHGWSKHIDNDVWDVAMERRDKKLMEMLSSSSTPN; via the coding sequence ATGGCATGGGTGGTATTGGAAGCATTTCTACCATTGGAAATCATAGTTGGCATGCTTTTCGTGATGGGGAATGCTCAGGACTTTATCCACAAAGCCACCCATGGCTGGTCGAAGCACATCGATAATGACGTTTGGGATGTGGCCATGGAAAGACGGGATAAGAAGCTCATGGAGATGCTATCCTCTTCTTCTACTCCTAATTAA